In Mixophyes fleayi isolate aMixFle1 chromosome 4, aMixFle1.hap1, whole genome shotgun sequence, the following proteins share a genomic window:
- the LOC142150851 gene encoding histone H4: MSGRGKGGKGLGKGGAKRHRKVLRDNIQGITKPAIRRLARRGGVKRISGLIYEETRGVLKVFLENVIRDAVTYTEHAKRKTVTAMDVVYALKRQGRTLYGFGG; encoded by the coding sequence ATGTCTGGACGCGGTAAAGGAGGCAAGGGGCTCGGGAAAGGCGGTGCTAAGAGGCACAGGAAGGTGCTCCGTGATAACATCCAGGGcatcactaaaccagctatccgtCGTTTAGCTCGTAGGGGAGGTGTGAAGCGCATCTCTGGGCTCATCTACGAGGAGACCCGCGGTGTCCTGAAGGTCTTCCTGGAGAATGTGATCCGTGATGCCGTCACTTACACAGAGCACGCAAAGAGAAAGACTGTCACAGCCATGGATGTCGTGTATGCCCTGAAACGTCAGGGTCGCACTCTGTACGGGTTTGGAGGTTAA